From a region of the Macrobrachium rosenbergii isolate ZJJX-2024 chromosome 24, ASM4041242v1, whole genome shotgun sequence genome:
- the LOC136851719 gene encoding uncharacterized protein: MNCSPLPQTWHHSQQRQVHSGRDRVNFCGFTLSEEGIAADPGRVAALQDFPTPSNLTDLRSFMGLVNQLAEFTPDIALTAQPLRPLMSPKGSFMWTPDHDQAFKRVKQALSSPPVLASFGIGYVLLQDHGSGHLRVVQCGSRFLADAETRYATIELEMLAVSWALTKDCQPSPCKLTIVRWCPSSTVTHWIWSKTHGFSE, from the coding sequence ATGAACTGCTCACCGCTGCCGCAAACATGGCATCACTCTCAACAGAGACAAGTTCACAGTGGCAGAGACCGAGTGAATTTCTGTGGCTTCACTCTTTCTGAAGAAGGAATCGCTGCTGATCCAGGACGAGTTGCTGCTCTACAAGACTTCCCAACACCGTCCAACCTGACGGACCTACGTTCCTTCATGGGGTTAGTAAACCAGTTGGCAGAGTTTACCCCCGATATTGCCCTGACTGCGCAACCCCTTCGCCCACTCATGAGCCCCAAGGGCTCTTTTATGTGGACACCGGACCATGACCAGGCCTTCAAACGCGTGAAGCAAGCACTCTCAAGCCCGCCTGTTCTTGCGTCTTTTGGGATAGGCTACGTCCTTCTCCAGGACCATGGCTCTGGTCATCTCCGAGTAGTCCAGTGTGGATCCCGCTTTCTCGCAGATGCTGAGACGAGGTATGCAACGATTGAGCTGGAGATGCTTGCAGTATCTTGGGCCCTCACAAAGGACTGCCAACCTTCACCCTGCAAACTGACCATCGTCCGCTGGTGCCCATCATCAACAGTTACACACTGGATATGGTCGAAAACCCACGGCTTCAGCGAATGA